A genomic segment from Ptychodera flava strain L36383 chromosome 23 unlocalized genomic scaffold, AS_Pfla_20210202 Scaffold_23__1_contigs__length_28996876_pilon, whole genome shotgun sequence encodes:
- the LOC139124017 gene encoding melatonin receptor type 1A-like: protein MENRTLEIFQNINVSATSVMDTSILSEGVEEETKTTTSTNFSSAIFHIPELFLLFILLVGNSTVCWIIFTNENLRNRANMFVAILASADLCFGVFVAPFIVAGFFGEWYTNPYLCNLSGVITTLFPAVANVTLCFVSIDRLLFVRQPLRYQEYWRQPRCLCSICYIWLHALILPTLPPLWGMGRYVHHPTANTCIPDLSSVPVFGYVTVIYGFILPSVIMVYCYYRIYRAARLQVMKVRSEAFAYQATTVKRVLHDTKLGYRRTAKTLILMILLHTICWSPSLYVQLTSLKTRTSTTRRTRCSTCPGCWF from the coding sequence ATGGAAAACAGGACTCTTGAAATTTTCCAGAACATAAACGTTTCGGCAACGAGTGTTATGGATACGTCCATTTTGTCAGAAGGCGTTGAAGAAGAAACTAAAACAACGACATCAACGAATTTTTCTTCGGCGATATTTCACATACCAGAGTTGTTCCTTTTGTTCATCTTGCTTGTCGGCAACTCTACCGTGTGCTGGATTATCTTTACGAACGAGAACTTGCGGAACCGCGCCAACATGTTCGTCGCCATCTTGGCGTCGGCGGACCTGTGCTTCGGGGTCTTCGTCGCGCCGTTCATCGTCGCCGGGTTCTTCGGGGAGTGGTACACCAACCCGTACCTGTGTAATCTCAGTGGCGTCATAACCACCCTGTTTCCCGCCGTTGCCAACGTCACCCTCTGCTTCGTCAGCATCGACAGGCTGCTTTTCGTGAGGCAGCCGCTCCGCTACCAGGAATACTGGCGGCAGCCCCGCTGTCTCTGCTCCATTTGTTACATCTGGCTACACGCCCTCATCCTGCCCACCCTCCCTCCTCTCTGGGGGATGGGGAGGTACGTACACCACCCCACCGCCAATACCTGCATACCGGATCTTTCAAGCGTGCCGGTGTTTGGATATGTGACTGTTATATACGGGTTTATCTTGCCTAGCGTGATCATGGTTTACTGCTACTATCGCATTTACCGCGCGGCAAGACTTCAAGTCATGAAAGTTCGCTCGGAGGCCTTCGCGTACCAGGCGACCACAGTCAAACGGGTTTTACACGACACCAAACTAGGATACCGCCGCACGGCAAAGACACTGATACTGATGATTTTGCTACACACGATCTGTTGGAGTCCCAGCCTCTACGTCCAGCTGACCTCCTTGAAAACAAGGACGAGTACTACCCGTCGGACACGCTGCAGTACGTGTCCGGGCTGTTGGTTTTGA